CCCTCGGCCTTCGCCAGGGCCGCGCGCAGGGCGTCCACGGCCTTGGGGCTGGGGTTCTTGAGCAGCGCGCGGCGCGCGTGCTCGCGCACCGAGGGCAACTCGGTCTCCCTGGCGTCGAGCAGCCTTGCGAGCGGCCCCACCGCTTCCTCGGTGCCGATGCGCTCGAGGCCCTCCAGGATGGCGATCACACCCAGCTTGGGCAGATCGGGCCTCAACCGCGCGAGCAGGGCTTTCTCGGCCGCGGTGCGCTCGGCCGCCGCGCCCGGCCGGCTGGCGTGCCAGCCGATGCGCGCCAGCACGCGGTTCGCCTCGCCGCGCTCCTCCAGGTCGTCGCCCGTCAGCTTCGGCAGCAGGGCGTCGAGCGCCTTCGCGTGCGCGGCCTCCCACTCGGCGGCTGATCGCTTGGTCGCTTCGCCTTTGCCCTGAAGCTCCTTGAGCAGCGGGTCATCGCCCGTCTCGCCCGCCCACACGCTGACACACGCCACCCAACCGAGGGCAATAACCAGGATCGCTGGCGGCCGCATCTATCGCTCCTTTGCTGAGGCTTCTCCGCGTGCAGGCACGCACGCCCTATGGCTCTGAGATCGGCAATCGGCGGTTCTACAGGTGCCACGGCGGCCGCATGGGCGGGTTGAGCAGGCGATTCGCCGCCTCGTCACCGACGATCTCCTCCTTGGCGGGGTCCCAGGTGAGCTTGCGGCCCACGCGGAACGCCAGGTTGCCCAGAATGCACAGGCTCGTGACCCGATGCCCGATCGCCACGTCCATCACCGGCTTCTCGCGGGAGCGGACGCACTTGAGGAAGTCGCCCATGTGGTCGTTGCTCACGTAGAGCTTCGTCTCGCCCGCGCCGGGTTCGACGTAGACTTCTTTCGGCGACCAGATGCCGCCGTCGCCGCCGTTGACGACCAGCTCGCCCTTGTCGCCGAAGTACTTGAAGCCGAAGGCGGCTTCGCCGAACTTCTCGCCCGGCTGGCACCAGAAGAGGTTCCAGTCGGGGTTCTTGAACTCGTACTTCACCGTGAAGTCGTTGGGGCAGTCGAACATTCCCTTCGGGGCCTCGCCGCTCAGGCACTCGACGCTCACGGGGCCGGTCGCGTCCACGTTCATGCCCCAGCAGATGTTCGAGAAGATGTGCGCCCCCCGGTCGCGGATCTGCCCGCCGCCGAAGTCGAGGAACCAGCGGAAATTGAAGTGGCAGCGCTTCGGGTGATACGGCACCCACTTGGCCGGCCCGAGCCACAGGTCCCAGTCCAGCCCCGACGGCACAGGCTGGGGCGCCTCCCAGCCGCTGGCGGGGTTGTTGTAGTGCCAGGTGCGTACCTCTTTGACCTTGCCGATGTGGCCGTTGCGCACGTATTGCGCGGCGTAGCGGCCGGCGGCGGTCGAGCGCGCCTGGGTGCCGATCTGCACCACGCGGTCGAAGCGCCTCGCCGCCCGCACCATCGCCTGCCCTTCGGCGATGGTCGTCATCATCGGCTTCTCGCAGAAGACGTCCTTCCCGGCCTCGCACGACAGGATCGTGTGGAGCCCGTGCCAGTGGTCGGGCGAGCCCACCACCACGGCGTCCACGTCCTTGCGGTCGAGCAGCTCGCGGAAGTCGTTGTAGACGCCCACCTCGCGCTTGCAGCGTTTGGCCGCGTTCTCCGCGTGGTTCTTGTCCACATCGCACACGGCCACGGACGGCTCGCGGTCGTTCTGGGCGAAGCGGCCCAGGTGGCCGCCGCCCTGCCCGCCCACGCCGATGTGGCCCATGCGAATCTGGTCGCTCGGGGGCGCGGCCAGCACCCGCGAGCCGACCACGTAGGGCGCCGCCAGGCCGGCGCCCAGGCCCGCCAGGAATCCACGTCGCGTCACGCTACTGCCCATGAGTATCGCGCTCCTCAGGAGGTTGGCCGAGACCAGAGGATGGTTAGTGTGCCAAAGCGTTCTCGCACTGTCAAATGGGCTGTGCCGCACGTCGGCCCCGCCAGCCTCAATGGACACTATGGACAATATGGACGGTCTGGATCGGGTCGAGCCGGCTCCGCCCTCCACTTTGCCACGGCGTCCAGCGGGGCCATCTTGCCCATGTGGGCGCGCATCTGGGGTGTCAGGCAGCCTCGAGGATGGCGTCTATGGCCTGCAACTCGCGGTCGGAGAAACCCAGCGTGCGGAGCGCGGCCACGTTGTCCTCGATCTGGCTTACGCGGCTGGCGCCGATGAGGGCGCTGGTGACGGCCGGCTGCCGCAGCACCCACGCCAGCGCCATCTGAGCGAGGGTCTGGCCCCGCTGCTGGGCGAGGTCGTTGAGTCTCCGCACTTTCTCCAGCTTCGCGTCGGTGATCGCGGCGGGTTTGAGGAAGCCGTGCGGCTTGCCCGCCC
The Planctomycetota bacterium genome window above contains:
- a CDS encoding Gfo/Idh/MocA family oxidoreductase translates to MGSSVTRRGFLAGLGAGLAAPYVVGSRVLAAPPSDQIRMGHIGVGGQGGGHLGRFAQNDREPSVAVCDVDKNHAENAAKRCKREVGVYNDFRELLDRKDVDAVVVGSPDHWHGLHTILSCEAGKDVFCEKPMMTTIAEGQAMVRAARRFDRVVQIGTQARSTAAGRYAAQYVRNGHIGKVKEVRTWHYNNPASGWEAPQPVPSGLDWDLWLGPAKWVPYHPKRCHFNFRWFLDFGGGQIRDRGAHIFSNICWGMNVDATGPVSVECLSGEAPKGMFDCPNDFTVKYEFKNPDWNLFWCQPGEKFGEAAFGFKYFGDKGELVVNGGDGGIWSPKEVYVEPGAGETKLYVSNDHMGDFLKCVRSREKPVMDVAIGHRVTSLCILGNLAFRVGRKLTWDPAKEEIVGDEAANRLLNPPMRPPWHL